AGGTTCATAACAATATACTTTTggatatattttattatcttcatatTCTAATGgataatttctttttattgcatcattaatataataataattttcttcCTTGTTCTctattttctttttttcttcatatgAAGAATTTATGATGTTATCATCATCTTCACTAGATTCATCTAATATTTcgtttatataattcttttcatttaattcTTCTGAATTCAAATCTGTTACAACTTgatcatttaatatattatcatcaaatccttttttttttatatcttcctcattattatctatattactttttttttcattttttttattacttcTACCAATCTTAAATTTAATCATTTTGTTATacaattatttatatatatatatatataatatatatatatatatatatcatattctttttttttaaaaaaaaaaattccTTCTTTAAAAGgatataaaagaatataattatattatttaaaattatattatatatataatatattatatatttatttataaaattaaaaaaatcttattaaaaatacattagtcattttgtatatttataaaagatgttcagaaaatttaaatggtaacaaaaatatattaaaatataatataaaataaaaatatatatattgtataataatttttatacattattttataaatatataaaaatatttatatatataatttatatatatatataataacatcATCATATATAGTATATGGTTTAATAGATAGATATAAATAGAAACGTAACAGTAACAGGGGATTGTAAACATGAtactatataatataatatatatatatatatatatatatatatatataatattgtaaccatgttatatataatacatataatatgttatttttttatatttatatttttcaataaacaaataatataatatatatatatatatatacatttttttttttttttttttttttattttatttataaaaatagaacatttatcaaaatatatttatataatataatcatattattatttttaataataaaaaaaaaaaaaaaaaaaaaaaaaagaattaaaataatattattataaaccatttaataaaaaattacactatgttattattatttatttttattttattttattttatttttttgtttaaataataaaatttagACTTCATTATACACTATATAAGTcttatgtttttattaacaCATAATATACAGTTGAGAATTAGAAAATACAACAACAGtttaattatttttgaaaaaatatatagatacATATGTGATGacataaaaaaagaaattatagAACATAGCTATAGTAAAGAAAAGTgtgataatttaaatttatcAGAAGAATGTAAAAAACATATAGACtttaaacaaaaattattctATGATTATGTATCAAAAGAGAATCATATATCCAcattcttaaaaaaaaaagaagaaaataatttattatcatatatgTCTCATGTGAGGGATAACCATGGAAgtaaattaaaaattaaaataaataaaaagaaagaaaaagaagatgAAAAGTTAGATgacgaaaaaaaaaaaaaaaaaaaaaaaaaaaatgaagacgaagaagaagaagaatatgatgatgatgatgaaattcttttgaataataaaaatgttcAGGTTCAATATATGGgtgaatataaaaaatggattaaaaaaaaaaagaataattatCCTAATCaagaagataataaaaatgaagatattaatcaatataataatcaaGATACAAATATAAGTACACACAACAATAACAATTTTATAAgtgaagaaaaaaaatataataaaagtgaTGATCTATGTAATATTCTACAAACgaacaataatataatgttCGATATTGATAATGATctaaaaaacatatatatagataatagtaaatattttaaattagATATAGAAAGAAATAcaaagaaagaaaaaatgaaattaaatcaatattgttcatataatGGAATATGCAGTTCTCGTTttgttaataataatgttcAGAATGGGTTATTCAAAGTGAATGATAAAATAGTTTATGAAAATGTTGAGATTTGTTCAGGTGTAGATAAAATTGAATTAACAAATAGAGGAAAggatttattaaaaaataaaataacgattattttaaataaacccaaacattatttatctatctctaatgataataaatcttataaaaaattactAGTTCGAAATTTAATaagaaatgaaaataaatatattcaagAAGAACATAAATGTATGagttattttatatataaaaatgtgGATATTGAAAAAGTTCCcaatttatatgtatgtgGTCGTCTAGATGCTAATTCTAGTGGATTATTAATCTTTACACAAAATACATTATctaataattatttattatatagatataaatataatattgaaaaagaatatgttattaaaacatataatataataacacaagaaaatatgaaattattaaaagaacatttttatgttgatggaaaattaatttataaatgtCATATTCAATATGTAGATAATTTTACATTgatttttaaaatttatcaaggttttcataaaattataagaaaaatgtGTATGTTCtcaaatattaaaattaaatcTTTACATAGAATTAGAATTGGAAATATACACTTGAATGATCTTCCCACAGGAAAGTGGAGATTTCTAATGCCCAAcgaatattttttttaacgTTCTTAATATGgataaaaatgttatatgcctatatttttatataaacattatatatatatatatatattattagtatttacatatatgtgtttatatatataaacataatttTATGTACACGTTACTTATTcgctttttttttaatgttaACATAAACTTATACATAcctattttttttttttttttaaatatttgttataagtaaaatatatttttaccTGTATGgtcataaatatttttttttttttaatgaattataataaaatatgtatatttttacctgaatgttaataaataaaatatacacatatatataatatatattttggCTAGTTTTAACTTGTAGCCTtatagttttttttttttttttttaaatagCTACAATATTGATACAATGTaaagtataaaaaaataaaattcccaaattatataaaagaaaataagaaatatataatatatatatatatatatatatatttatttatttatttattatatattctatgCGAATATACCTAAAAATGTTTAACATTTTTGTAAGAAATTTTTCCAAAAAGGCTGGCTGGTCATGGATAAAAAACAGAAGAGGAAGGAAAAAGATTCTTTCGATAAGCTATCCTCCAAAAGATAGaagtaatattataaagtTATCTGATGATAGtgataaattaatatttatatgtaatggaaaattaagaaataattttttgaGTACTGTAAAAAACATGAAAGAAACAAAATgtatcataaaaaataataatattacaacACCTTGCTTAGTTATATCCAAAGCCAAATGTCATACATTATTGGAACTATTTACATATGATGAAATATTACACTTAGAAAAGCTATCACcacatatattaaagtTATTTGAAGAAGCTGAAAAACGATTAGAAGAAAACAAAGAAAATTGTATATTGAGAAAACATGAAGCTCTTAAATTTAGATTGATAAAATAAGACGTTCTCACATATACTAAAATATTGTGGAATATGttaatatgaatatatactatattttttttttttttttttttttgtgtaatattattttttaaattattttattatatatggttattatgttaatatgataaatgtaataaataaataaatatatatatatatatatattatttgcattgcaaaaatataatgtaacataatatatatatatttatttatatatttatttatatatttgtttattttttatgtgttTCTCTTAGAAATTTTTTCCAGAGTTGGGATTTGATTAAGGTAgtttgaaaaatatttgattTGCTTTTCTTCCAAAAAGAAGggaatattttttttgtgtgGAAGAGACAAATTGGActtaaaattttttttttttttgttcatgtttttgttttttaccatataagtatattggtcattaaaaaaagaagagGAAGTGGATGACGATGAAGATAACGATGAAGATGACGATTGAGATTTCGAGGAACAATCAGGTGTACACATTGtagatgataataaaaatgattgTTGTAAGTTAGTAGGATTATCATAACTATATACATTTTCATCTTTGGAGTATTCCTTTGTaacaattttatttttttgataactttgttttctcattttaataaataattctcctgtgtatttttttctGGATATTTTACTCAAGTCAGTTAGAATAGgatcatttaattttatttggAAAAGTTTGTCTTTAATTATACATCTTAcataacatatatttagATCTATTTGAATTAAAGAATTGCACAGATATTTTggtaaatataatttaagaaaggaatattttttattggAATATTCGTCAAACATGAATTTGTAATGTCCTAAAAAgtgaataaatatatataatatatatatatatatatatatttttttttttttttttaccttCATTGCATTGTCGTATTTCCCCTTCTTCATTATAAATAgataattcttttttttccttttttttttttttttcattattttcatttttacATTTGTTTGCTTCCATTTCCTCTTTTTCTATTTCTTCATAAATTTGTTTCCTATTATTAATggaataaaaattatttttttcattt
This region of Plasmodium gaboni strain SY75 chromosome 12, whole genome shotgun sequence genomic DNA includes:
- a CDS encoding putative RNA pseudouridylate synthase — encoded protein: MFLLTHNIQLRIRKYNNSLIIFEKIYRYICDDIKKEIIEHSYSKEKCDNLNLSEECKKHIDFKQKLFYDYVSKENHISTFLKKKEENNLLSYMSHVRDNHGSKLKIKINKKKEKEDEKLDDEKKKKKKKKNEDEEEEEYDDDDEILLNNKNVQVQYMGEYKKWIKKKKNNYPNQEDNKNEDINQYNNQDTNISTHNNNNFISEEKKYNKSDDLCNILQTNNNIMFDIDNDLKNIYIDNSKYFKLDIERNTKKEKMKLNQYCSYNGICSSRFVNNNVQNGLFKVNDKIVYENVEICSGVDKIELTNRGKDLLKNKITIILNKPKHYLSISNDNKSYKKLLVRNLIRNENKYIQEEHKCMSYFIYKNVDIEKVPNLYVCGRLDANSSGLLIFTQNTLSNNYLLYRYKYNIEKEYVIKTYNIITQENMKLLKEHFYVDGKLIYKCHIQYVDNFTLIFKIYQGFHKIIRKMCMFSNIKIKSLHRIRIGNIHLNDLPTGKWRFLMPNEYFF
- a CDS encoding hypothetical protein (conserved Plasmodium protein, unknown function), producing MFNIFVRNFSKKAGWSWIKNRRGRKKILSISYPPKDRSNIIKLSDDSDKLIFICNGKLRNNFLSTVKNMKETKCIIKNNNITTPCLVISKAKCHTLLELFTYDEILHLEKLSPHILKLFEEAEKRLEENKENCILRKHEALKFRLIK
- a CDS encoding leucine-rich repeat protein yields the protein MKIDLELIKKKSEHNEGLMEDLEEISLHQLQIKKIEFINIHCKNLKILLLQNNLIEKIENLNQLKKLEYLNLAINNITVIENLEKCESLKKLDLTLNFIDLDTIEESIKNLQKNENLKEFYIMGNPCSNWIYLKYYIIFHIEQLQVLDGCDILISDRIKSKQCFEQVLVSLKQEIQINKSKGNEKNNFYSINNRKQIYEEIEKEEMEANKCKNENNEKKKKKEKKELSIYNEEGEIRQCNEGHYKFMFDEYSNKKYSFLKLYLPKYLCNSLIQIDLNICYVRCIIKDKLFQIKLNDPILTDLSKISRKKYTGELFIKMRKQSYQKNKIVTKEYSKDENVYSYDNPTNLQQSFLLSSTMCTPDCSSKSQSSSSSLSSSSSTSSSFFNDQYTYMVKNKNMNKKKKNFKSNLSLPHKKNIPFFLEEKQIKYFSNYLNQIPTLEKISKRNT